Below is a window of Phocoena sinus isolate mPhoSin1 chromosome 2, mPhoSin1.pri, whole genome shotgun sequence DNA.
GCTCCGCACCTCTGTTTAAACATCATACACAGGGTGATCCCAAGAACACTTACAAACGAGTCGATAAAACTCCTGATCCTTCTGCCCTGCTCCCCGGACAGCAGAGGCCAACAGTGGCTCATTCGAGGGCAGGCAGGCACTCATCACCAGGGGACTGACCCAGCCCCAGACCTGCCCTATCACACTCCACCCACCTGCCCGCTCTGGCCTGTGGCAGAGGGCAGCAAGAGGGGGAACGTGTGACAATGACCAGCTCTGGGTGCCTGGGAAGAGGGGCACCATTCCTCCCCGTTCATGATCAGAGGAGCATTGCGTCCCTTTAGCAGACAAGTCTGTTCCTCTGTCGCCAGGCTTTGGGGAAGCCACTGGGGTCCCCTCATCGCCTCCCCAGCTCTGATGGAATCCCAGAGCACTCCCTGCCTGGATCCCGGGCACCCAGGCTGCAGGTGTGGGCAGAGCACCGTGGGTGTAACTAGCCTGGGGAGAGGTACAGTGACGCCGCAGAGAGACAGTCTGTCGCCCACAGGTGCTGCTCTACCCGAGCCCCAGGGCGGCTCAGGACTGACCCCTGACCCCACAGGTCAGGAGTCACAAGCAGGCagatgggggttgggggcagggcttTGGGGCAGACCCTCCTGATCTGAGAACCTCAGAGAAGTTTCTCTCCCATGACCACAGTCACAGCTATCGCCACCCTGGAGGCCCCAAGCTTCCTGCCCCTCTGTCCCCAGCCCGGCCGCCACCACGACAGACCCCAGGTTAATGCTCCGGAACCGCCGCTCCCCAAGCCCGGCTACATGAATCACCGTGAGCAGCACTCAGAATTCAGACTGAGTAACCACTCAATAAACGTCTGCTCTTGTCTTCCTTCCTGCTTGAAGGGTGAATTCTCTCAgccacccagccctgcccgcccaccTCCCTGACTATTCTCTACTCGCTGTTCTGTACTCACACAACCAGATGCCCAGCTCTCTGGGTGTCCCATTACAGTGGGTTCAGGAATGCCCTATGCTTGCATGCCTCCCCCGACAGGGAGCTCCCCACTCCAGATGCAACCTAGTCCACCTGGACCGCTCTTGTCTGTGAGGGCTGAAATCCGAATTGCTGGAACTTTGGGGGTCCACCCTGGGGGGCTACACACAGCACTGACCCCGCTGGGCTGACAGCTCTCCCCGCCCAGCAGCAGCCCCCCAGCCCCAAAGCTTTTCTTCCCCCGGCTCAATGTTCTGGTTCTTTCTGTTCCCATGAGGAGGCTTCCAGGCCCCGGGCCTCCCCCACGCGTCATGAGAACACCTCACAGGCCCTGGGCTCTTGGCGCCCATGGTCCAGATCCACCTGCagacctgctgctgctgctggaatgCCACCCCCCTTCCATTCAACTAGACAACAACTCATTTGACTCTGACACAGAGTGGGCACAAGGGCCCCCCTCACAAGCATGTGTCAGGgggtcccccatccccaccccgagGAGGCAAGTCTGCAGGGTCCAGGTGACGGTGGAGGGTCACTGAACCCATCCTTTAAGGCTCAGTTCTAGGACCAGAGTAGTATCATCCTCAAGACACAGATGAGGCTCCGAGGTGCAGTAAGCTGCCACCTCACACGCGCTGCAGTTTACACACATCACcacactccctcctccctcaACCCAAAGGCGGGCAACGGcttcccactttgcagatgaaaaaacagaggtccacaggggtcctggaactCGAGCAGGGTCGTAGGCTTCCAATTCCTTGTGCTGATGACAAGGACAAACACGGCACAGAAAATCCCCACGGGTGCAAAACACAGACGACGAGCGGCAGAGGATTTCCTTGCTAATCGCGCTGCCCCGGGAACGATACGAAACCAAGTGTGTGTCCTAAGAACTCAGAGGCCGGGCCATGGGTAAGGGGTCTGCTGGGGCCACAACAGCAGAGGGAAACCAGCCTGCAGGGAAGCGAGGGAATGAAAAATGTAAGTGAGGAGGGACTCCGTGCGCGGAAGCCTGCGCTTTCCCCATCCCACTGATGTCCGGAACCGTGAACCGTCATGCCAGGAAGCAGGACAGCATGACTGAGCCTCTGGGTCTGGACTGAGAACAGGTGCCACACCTTTGCTACACAGGTCCAGCCCCTGGAGCTCCCGCCCCATCCTGCCTGGGTCTATCTACAGGGGGCCCTGCCCAGGACCAAGCTCCGGACAgccttccactgttggtgggggTCTCCCGTGAGACTCTCAGGCTGTCCCGGTCCAGAGGGGCAGCAGGCACAGGGCGGCAGGCCCAGACTGACACCGGAGGCCAAGACTGATTCCCCAGACTGATCCCAGGCCCCCCAGCCAGCCCACGGGACTGGGAGCAGGTCACCATACggctccatgcctcagtttccccacctgcgATATGGGACCATTTGGGAGCTCTGAACAGAATGGAGCTGGGACTGGGACACCCTCTGTGGTAAACTGTGAAGTGATAGGCACACCCTGGTCCCACCCTGGGTTACAGGCCAGTGAGCTCCTTACCACCAGCCCCCTTTGGTATGTGGCCCTGGGGGCTCCGTACCCCAAGGCCAGTACCCCAAGGCCAGTGACTGGATGGTCAGGGTCAGGATgcggagggagggggaaaagCTTATTCAGCCTGCCCCATTGTCTTTACTGACCTTTGCCCCCAGGCCTGACTGGGTTTAGGAAAAGCTGCCTTATTAGCATCCAGCCCAGGAGCTGCTGAGCTGGGAGGCCCCTCATAAGAGACCTATTCAGGGCCAGAGGCCCAGACCACCCTCGCTCCATCCTCCCTTTAAACCAACAAAAACACAAGCAGGAGGACAAACCCATCTTATTTTGAGAAGCTCAAATTTTTAAtccaaacttttaaaagtaaacaggGCCCACACAAAGGCTGCTGGAGGTCCCGATTTCTGTGGATTAGCTAAAGGGGAGTGGACCCCGTGGTGTGATGGGGGTACTGGGACAGATGTGAATGGGGACGTGgcggggaagggagaaagaaggtgGGACAcccaggatggggagggggaggggagaattgTTGAAAATACTTCTGTTTGGAAATTGCATCAGTTCAAAGTGGCAAACCTGACCTTCTGATGTTTGGGGTTCGCCTGCCTCAGTTTGCCCCACCGGATTAGAGTAAAGAGCATCCCGGTCCAGACTTTAGTCAGCCCAGCCCAGACctctatcaaaacaaaacaaaacaaaacaacccagagAAAGGCCTATTTGCATCCCCATTCACAGGCCCACcaggcccagccccagccagggACGGCCTGGAATACCGATGGGCCACCACCCACCACAGCTGCTTAGGGCCCTTTACACCATCCTGAAGGGCTGCAGGTACCCTGCAGCTTCCGAGAGAAGACTACAGGGCCACTGCTCCCCAGCACATCCACAAGTGCCACCAGACACCGGCTCAGTCGCAGACATTCAAGCGAGCTGTCTGTCTAAACAGCAAACAGAGTTTCAAAGAGAACACCGATGTCTATCTGGCAAACCCCCAACAGgtccctctctttttcctgaGGAGCCTTGGAAGAAGTATGCACGGCAAGGATTCTGACAACTGTCGAGGCCCACTGTGTGTAGGGATAAAGGGGGCACTTTGGGTTTTGCCCCACTCTACAGAAGAGCAGAAAGGGGCTCAGGGCAGTTACGTAACTGGccaaagagaagagggaagagtgtAGACTTGAACACGAGACAGTCTGAGCCCTCTGGGTAACGGGGTTATCAGCCATCTGCTCAGTGGTCACCGATAAGGAAGTGACACTTCCCAGGACAGGAGAAGGAGGGCAAACGTGGGTCAGGAACCAAGAATAGGGAGTCAGCAGTGTCAGCTGATGAATATAATCGGCCATAATGACAGCGGGCTGCTGGAGAGGCAAGCCAGCCCGCGGGTCTGGGCGGCAGAGGACCCCCAGGGCACCACCCAGGCAACTGGGACTGAGACATCTGAATCTCAGTTGCTTTCCCAGGAAACGCTCagaacctccctgagcctccgcTTGCttggctgtaaaatggggataagggCCCGAGGCACAAGCCTGGTGTCTGACTCCTTTCGCCACCACCCAGACTGAGGCCTGTTGCCTGCCTCCACCTCTGGCTCGCTCTCCGCTCAAAACTACATGTCCAAGTACAGAAAAGTGTTTTCTAGGAGATGGGCCTTTCCTTGTTTCCAGGCATCCTACTCATATAGTTGGGAGAACAACTCAAGGCCACGCCTGACTTTATGAGACAAAACTAAACAACAGCGATGCCACCTGTAACTGAAATTCATGATGATAATGCTGAATGTTTATGTCACCCCAACACAAAGCTTTGCCACCACCAAATCTGTGGCGGTCCTGTTCCGAGTGTGCGTGGGACTGGTGGCAGCATGGATTCTGCAGGAAACCCTACAGCTCCACCCGTCCCGCCCTCCCCCAGTGGGGTGGGAACCTCACTCCTGCTCCGTTCACTGAGGCAGCAAAACGCCGAGCCAGACGGGGTCCGCGTCTCCTTGTCCAAAACATGACAGAACTTCTCAGCAAATACACTCTGACACTCCGGAGCTTCAGTGCCCTGCTGAGAATCGCCCTCGCCAAGTGTCATTGATGACGCAGCTGAAAGCCAGAAACGTTTCATTTCCTAGCCACAGGCAGGACTGCAGCAACCCCCCGCCTCGAACTGCACTCGGGCAAACCGAGGCCCAGAAATCTGACCCTCCCAAGGCCCCCAAGAAGCCGAGgccggagaggctgggcctgggacTCCTCACTTCCCAGATGGTGCAACCTTAACATATTAAACCGCCTAACGCTGAGCTACTCCCACTGGCCTTAAGGAGACtgctggtgggaggtggggtggatACAGAGTTACCGAGAGAAACCTAAGTTGTAGCCTTAGATTGCTAATCAGTAACAAAATATCCCTCTAAACCTAGTCCTGCCCTGAACTCACAGGCTGGGAAGGTAAACGAAGGAAAAACGGTGCTGGGCTATCACCCCACCTCCCGGGGTCCAGTTCCCACCccagcccgccccccccccccaaggcaCCTGTAGAGGCCACTTGGCCACCAAACCAAAGAGAGAGCGCCCTGTCCTACTCCAccccccctccaggctgtcactcTGGGGAAGAAGAGTCACTTAACGCCTAGATACACTTTCTCTGAACTAGGAAAGCCTTTAAGGAGAACCAGAAAGGGCTGTTTAATCTCCACCTTCAGGCAAAGAGTTCAGGCAGCCGCAAATGCTACCAGAAGCCACTAAAAAATGTGGAAGGACAGGGAGATGGGAGAGGGGACAGGCAGCAGGCAGAACCACTGATCAGAGGGCTGGGGATGCGGGCCGGCTGCTCCACTCCCACAGAGCCCTCTGCCTTGGGCCCGACAGTCACACAGGCGTGGAAGACAGTAGCTGAGCTTTCCTGAGGCCAAAGGTCCTCCCACCCACACCCTGGCCGCCGCAGACGACTGTGGCACTTCCTGTAAGGTGACCAACAGTTTACAAACCCTTCAGAGGCTTTTATCTCCACCTCAAATCCAGGAGGTAGGGATTATCGGctccattctacagataaggaaaccgaggcctgCAGAGACAAAAAGCCAGGATTCATTCCAAGCCCGTATTCCTCTGGAAAGTTTTAGAGCCTGGGTTGAGAAAGGTTCCTGAGCCCTGAGAAAGGCAGGACTAACAACAACCGAGGAAGGCTCTTAGCCCCGGGTACTCTGGCCCACCTGCCTCTGATCCTTCCCAGCGAGCAGGCAGCAGGGAGGTCAGGTGGAATTCCAGCCCCAGCACACAGGTGAACACTGCTTAGGTTTGGGGCTGCCTGTTGCTCCAGATAAGAGAGGGAATTTCACTTTCTCTCAAagggcctttctttctttcttttccattaaaaacttCCCGCTCCCGGACAACGGTTTCCAGGCAGGGAAGCGGTGCCTCCGGCCAGCCCTACAGTGCCAGACTCTGATACTGATAAACTCCGCAGGAGAGAAACTTTTCTGGGGTCTGGCGGTCCCCGGCCCGCTGCGTATTCAGAGGAGCAGGGACACGCCTCCATCACTTAACCAGAAAATCACCACCCAAAGCCCCACTGCGGGTGGGCTCGGGATCCCTCTGGATGCCAGCTGGAGGAGGAGTCTGGAGTGGCGGCCGCCCGCGGGGGAAGGGACTCTGGGCCCGAGACCCGCGCCGCCACGCAGGTGCCGTCCTTACCGTGCAGGCCGTTGGGGATGCTTCGGTGGTGCGGTGGCGCCGACAGGTCGTCCAGGGACCTGCGCGTTGCGACAGCCTTGCCGTCCGGGGCCTTGTGCGGCCCGGGGGGCAGCAGCGGGGGCGGGACGTGGTGGTGGTGGTCGGGGCTGCCGCCGCTGCCGGCGCTCGACGTGCTGCTGCCGTCGCCCACGTCGCGGGTCCCCGCTCCGGCCGCGCCGCCCGCCAGCGGCCCGCTCAGGCTGGCCTGGCTGTCGATGGAGCTACGGGAGCCGGCgccaccaccgccgccgccgccgccgccgcccgcgccccccGCCAGCGCCGCGCGCTCCTCGTCCAGCAGCAGCACCAGCTCCTTGAGCTCCAGGTTCTCACGCAGCAGGGCCTCCTGGCGCGCCTCGAGCTCGCGCAGCTTCTGCTGCGAGCGGGCCACCTCGTGCCACACGGCGCCGGCCGCGTGGCGCCCGAAGCGCTGCCACTCGCGCGCCAGCTTGCGCCCCTTCTGCCGGTCGTCGTCGAGGAAGCAGCAGAGCTCGCGCAGCTCCTGGTTGTCGTCCTGCAACCGCTGGTTCACGTCCTTGAGGCCGCGGATCTCCAGCAGGTGCTGCTGCAGCCGCCGGTTCACGTCGCGCATCAGGCCGCCGTGCTCCAGCATGAGGCCCACCTTCTCGCCCTCGGCGCGCCGCAGGCGCCGCGCCAGCTCCTCCTTGCTCCAGCGCAGCAGCTCCTCGTCCGGCACCTGGCTCAGCTCCTCCGacgacgccgccgccgccgccgccgccgccgccgccgccgccgccgccgggggcTTCGCCATGGCGGGGCCGTCACCGCGGCATCGCCCGCGCCCTCGCCCGGCCGGCGCTCCCCGTGCCGGGGCTGCGCTGGGCCGGTCCGCCCGCGGGCGGGGGGCGACCAGGGGCTCGTGCGGCCTGCCCCGCGCCGCCTCGCGCGCCCTCACGCAGCGCCCTCCCGGGCCGCCCGGGAACCCGCGTGTCTCGAGGCTCAGCGAGCTGGGACCGCTGCTGCGTCGGCGGCTGCAGTGCCGGGCGCTCTCCGGGCTTAGGCGAAGCAAGCGGAGGCCCGCCCCCGGCCCAGCTCCGGAGCCCCAGCCGCCCCGCCCACTccgggcgggggggggcggggcgccgCGGCCCGGCCCCGCCTCCGGGGAAGGGAGCGGGCAAGGCACGGCCGGCCCCCACGTCCCCCCGCGCCGTGCGCCCGCCCGCCCGGGGCCCTGCCACAGGCGCGCTCGAGCCATGGTCCCGCCCCCACGCCCGTCCGATTGGGCCTCTCCGGGGGTGtgcgggaggggcggggcgcaAGCGGGGGACGCCGCGGAGATGGTACAGTCCACTGCCGGTTCAAGTTTCTGCGCGGGGAGGACGCGGCCTCGGCCAATCCCAGGGCTACAGGGCGCTTTTAAAATGCAGGTACGGCTGCAAGGAGGGGGAAGGTGGGAAAggtagggcagggcttcccttaAAGGAGACGCGCGGAAATGGTCGCCCAGCCCCTTCCCGGGCCCGCGTGCCCCGCCCGGCCGCCCCCgccccaaataaacaaatacccAAGATCCGAAGGACagctccccttctccctcccggGGGCACCAGAGTCCAGCTTAGTGTGAGGTACGACGGACAATAAGACTCTGACACGGGGGTCGCTCTCCCCGGCGGCAGAGCGGCTCTTtgtccccttccctgcccccggCTCCTCCGCCCCCATTTCCACCCCCGTCCCCTGCCGGAGCGCGCCGAGGTTGCGGCGTTCCATTCCAGCCCCGGGTTGCGCACCGGGAAGGCCATGCCCTCGCCAACCGTCCCGGAGCACGGTCCGTACCCTCTTCCCTGCCAGGAGGGGGCGAGGGCGCCGGGGACATGCACCGTTCCCCCGCCAACCCGACCGCTCGTCCCGGAATTCGGGAGAGAATCTGTGATTCACGACGTGGAGACCACTGGGGAAGGTGGAAGATGGTCTCCCACTGGGGTCTTAACTGTGGGGGCGCCGAGTCGGCGGCGAAAAGCCTTCCCCACCGCAGCCTGGCCCGGCACCCGGGTCCTCCCACTGTCTGTGTGAGTCCGTCTCGTTTATCCTCGCGTCCCTGAAGTGCATTTACTGCGCGTCTGCTGCCAGCCGGCCAGAGGTGGGCGTCCCTCCCCCGGGACCCGCAACGAGATAAAATCCGCGCACTCGACCGTGAGCGCCACGGCCTGGCGCGCGCGCCCGCGCAACAGCTGATGTCCCCATTTACAGCTGTTCAGCCATTCATTGGACAACTGTGTACAGCCCCTACTGTAAGCCAGGCCTCTTCTAGACCACTGGGGGATTCTGTAGCggacaacggcagaggccactgccctctgcgggggggggggggggggggggggggggaggggggggactTTGCACCctgcggggaggaggggagaggagataaTAAATAAACTAGATAGCTATGAGTCTGTAATAAGTGCTGTGCAGGGGATTAAGACAAGCTGATGTCACAGAAAGTGATTATCAGTTACTTTAGATCCCGTGGTCTGGGAGGACCTCTGAGGAGGTGCATCTAAGCTGATATCTGAGTGACAAGAAGGACAAAGATAAGGGGGAAGGGCACTCCAGGTGAAGGGAACAGCTAGTGCAGAGGCCCAAGTGTTGGCCTGTTAGTGGCCTATTCaaagaaggccagtggggctgggagggggctcaGGAAGAAGAGtgagagatgaggtcagaggggCCAGATCATCCATGATTCTAAGGCAgctgggaaagcagtggggggttAGCAGGATGCAATATGACCTGATTTGCCTTTTAAGAGACTCACTCTGGCCTATGTGTGGcgaagggatgggggtggggggcgttgCGGAGAGGTCCAGATTCAGGACCTCATTCcccacccttctccctctctctccatatagATGTTCAAGGAGAGGATGTGCCAGGCAGAGCATAGCTTTGAGGGTCAAGCTCCAGGGTAGCTGAGGTTCCCCCAGGCAGGTGAGCCTGCTGGGGGTCACCCTCCCCACTGGGGCACTGTGCTTCGAGGACCCAGCCCAGGGCATCTGAGTTTGAGTTTGAGGAGAGAAAGGGTTCCAGCTCCCGCTTGGGAAGGGTACAGGTCTTCCTTACCCCAAAAGGCCAACCAGATTAAATAGCTCACTGGAGGCTCTCCCCGGAACAGAGCCTGAGCTGGGAGAGTGAGGGGTGAGCACAGGACACATGGGCTCACTAGGGAAGTTGCTGAGATGGTTAACACTGCTTGTGGGAACCGCCACCCCAGCTTTGTGTGTGGCCCCAGGTGGTCCCCATGGCCTGCACCTCTGCCCTCTGATCCTGCAGGGCTAGCAGCTTCAGCTGAACtctccaagagaaaaaaaagcctcCATCTAGACGGGGCTTGCTTGCATCATCTACAGACTGTGGGACCATGGGCCCCCCTCACCAAGACTCAGGAGAGCATCCCTAACATCCCCCTGGTGCAGCAAAGACAAGGTGCTAGAGATGAGGCTCCTGGGTGGGTGGTCCCAGGGACAGTCTTTGCTCTCCGCACCGTGGCTGGACAGGCTGGGGCAGAGCAGGTTAGACGGCAGGAGATTGAGAGGGTCCAGAGCTGAAAAAGGGTCCTGAAGCAAGGGGAACCGTCTAAGCCAGAGCCCCCTCCCTAAGCGTCCTGCAAGAGGTGCCAAGCCCCCTCGAACACTCACCATCCAACAGACCCTGTACCCCGAGCCAGGATCTGAAATGTCAAGTGTCTTTGCTGTTTTAGCTCTGCTTTGTCATGAAATCCGTAAAACCAAATCATGGACCTCTAATACAGTAATTCTCTACATGCCCAGTAAAAGTAGTTGTGggtcttttaaaagataaagatgtaCCACCACTCCccaattgtttttcttctgaatctCCAGGACTGTGTGTGTCCATTTAAAGCCACACAAATGTTTTTGAGAGCCAGTACACTAATACATAGTAGACAAAATAATTCCCGATCGCGGTGTCTGTGAACCTGGGAAATGGTGAGAGCACACTGGCAGTAAGCAGACTGTCTCCTCAC
It encodes the following:
- the CCDC85C gene encoding coiled-coil domain-containing protein 85C isoform X1 yields the protein MAKPPAAAAAAAAAAAAAASSEELSQVPDEELLRWSKEELARRLRRAEGEKVGLMLEHGGLMRDVNRRLQQHLLEIRGLKDVNQRLQDDNQELRELCCFLDDDRQKGRKLAREWQRFGRHAAGAVWHEVARSQQKLRELEARQEALLRENLELKELVLLLDEERAALAGGAGGGGGGGGGGAGSRSSIDSQASLSGPLAGGAAGAGTRDVGDGSSTSSAGSGGSPDHHHHVPPPLLPPGPHKAPDGKAVATRRSLDDLSAPPHHRSIPNGLHDPSSTYIRQLETKVKLLEGDKLLAQQAGSGEFRTLRKGFSPYHSESQLSSLPPSYQDALQNGPACTVPELSPPPSGGYSSAGQKPEAVVHAMKVLEVHENLDRQLQDSCEEDLSEKEKAIVREMCNVVWRKLGDAASSKPSIRQHLSGNQFKGPL
- the CCDC85C gene encoding coiled-coil domain-containing protein 85C isoform X3, yielding MAKPPAAAAAAAAAAAAAASSEELSQVPDEELLRWSKEELARRLRRAEGEKVGLMLEHGGLMRDVNRRLQQHLLEIRGLKDVNQRLQDDNQELRELCCFLDDDRQKGRKLAREWQRFGRHAAGAVWHEVARSQQKLRELEARQEALLRENLELKELVLLLDEERAALAGGAGGGGGGGGGGAGSRSSIDSQASLSGPLAGGAAGAGTRDVGDGSSTSSAGSGGSPDHHHHVPPPLLPPGPHKAPDGKAVATRRSLDDLSAPPHHRSIPNGLHDPSSTYIRQLETKVKLLEGDKLLAQQAGSGEFRTLRKGFSPYHSESQLSSLPPSYQDALQNVLEVHENLDRQLQDSCEEDLSEKEKAIVREMCNVVWRKLGDAASSKPSIRQHLSGNQFKGPL
- the CCDC85C gene encoding coiled-coil domain-containing protein 85C isoform X2; the protein is MAKPPAAAAAAAAAAAAAASSEELSQVPDEELLRWSKEELARRLRRAEGEKVGLMLEHGGLMRDVNRRLQQHLLEIRGLKDVNQRLQDDNQELRELCCFLDDDRQKGRKLAREWQRFGRHAAGAVWHEVARSQQKLRELEARQEALLRENLELKELVLLLDEERAALAGGAGGGGGGGGGGAGSRSSIDSQASLSGPLAGGAAGAGTRDVGDGSSTSSAGSGGSPDHHHHVPPPLLPPGPHKAPDGKAVATRRSLDDLSAPPHHRSIPNGLHDPSSTYIRQLETKVKLLEGDKLLAQAGSGEFRTLRKGFSPYHSESQLSSLPPSYQDALQNGPACTVPELSPPPSGGYSSAGQKPEAVVHAMKVLEVHENLDRQLQDSCEEDLSEKEKAIVREMCNVVWRKLGDAASSKPSIRQHLSGNQFKGPL